One Salarias fasciatus chromosome 9, fSalaFa1.1, whole genome shotgun sequence DNA segment encodes these proteins:
- the LOC115394091 gene encoding NLR family CARD domain-containing protein 3-like yields IRVVVTSGVAGSGKTFSVHKFTLDWAEGLENQDVSVLVVLSFRELNLIRERPYSLLTLLHVFHPALQKLTAEELAVCKLLFIFDGLDESRLSLDFSSKRRLVDVSQQSSVSVLLTNLIRGNLLPSARVWITSRPAAANQIPPSCVDRLTEVRGFTDAQKEEYFRRRLSDEELSSRIISHIQTSRSLHIMCGIPVFCWITATVLEHM; encoded by the coding sequence atccgagtggttgtgaccagcggcgtggccggcagcggaaaaaccttctcggtgcacaagttcactctggactgggccgagggcctggagaaccaggatgtcagtgtgctggttgttctctccttcagggagctgaacctgatcagagagcggccgtacagtcttctcacgctgctccatgttttccatccggcgctccagaagctgacggcagaggagctggctgtctgcaagctgctgttcatctttgacggtctggatgaaagcaggctttctctggacttcagcagcaaacGGCGGCTggttgacgtctcccagcagtcttcagtcagcgtgctgctcactaacctcattcGGGGgaatctgctgccctcggctcgggtctggatcacttccagacctgcagcggccaatcagatccctccatcatgtgtggacagactgacagaagtgcgaggcttcactgacgcccagaaggaggagtacttcaggaggaggctgagtgatgaggagctgagcagcagaatcatctcccacatccagacctccaggagcctccacatcatgtgtggaatcccagtcttctgctggatcactgctacagttctggagcacatg